CGGTTCGTAGCTGCCGACATCCAGATAGCACACGGTATACACGCCCTGGGCCTTGAGCTGGGCGACCTTGGCCGCCGAGGTATCGAAGCCGTCCACGTCCAGCAGCGTCACGCCCGCCGGGACAGTGATGCCACTGTCAGACCCCGCGCCGATCTGCCAGTCCCAGCTGACCTTCCCGCTCGGCGGCAGCCTGACCGAGCCGTCTGCCGGAGGCACGACCACCGGGGGCGGCGTCACCACAGGCGGAGGTGTGACCACTGGTGGCACCACCACGGGCGGCGGAGTGACAACGGGCGGAGGTGTAACGACGGGCGGCGGAGTCACCACGGGCGGCGGATCGGTGGCGGGTGGGCCTGGGTCGGTGGCGGGCGGATTGCCGGTGCCGATGTTCAGATAATCGACCACGATGCCCGGCGTGCTGTCGCCCTCTCCAGCGTCGTCACTCCTGTACATCACACTCAGGCGGTCGCCCGGCTGCACATCGAGGCTGCCCAGCGCATAGCTCTGGTACTGGGTCGAGGTCATGCTGACGCGGGCGATCTCGTTGCCACGGCGGCGCACCACCAGGGCCGGGTTGCCAGCCAGTGACTCGGCACGGCTGCGGAGAGTAAAGACGTAACTGCCTGCTTCGAGCGTCGAGGGCAGCCGAAAACTAACACGGTTGGCATCTGCTGTCAGCCGAACCGCCTGGCCTCCACTGGCAGCCTCATCCTGAATGATCTCGGCGTGCCTGCCAGGATTTGGCGTGATGATGTCGGCTGGGGTCAGGTCTGCGGCATCAGAAAAATCTGACTGTTCCGCTTCGACTCGGGCGGCGCTGATTGGCTGACCGACGCCGGATGTGACGCTGCTCTGTCCACAGGCAGCCATGACGAGAGACAGGGCCAGCAGCCCGGATACTTTGTTTCGCATGCATATCCTCGCTTCAACACCGCTGCCCGGCACGAGCAACGTGTGACGACCCTCCGTA
This region of Deinococcus ruber genomic DNA includes:
- a CDS encoding endo alpha-1,4 polygalactosaminidase, which codes for MRNKVSGLLALSLVMAACGQSSVTSGVGQPISAARVEAEQSDFSDAADLTPADIITPNPGRHAEIIQDEAASGGQAVRLTADANRVSFRLPSTLEAGSYVFTLRSRAESLAGNPALVVRRRGNEIARVSMTSTQYQSYALGSLDVQPGDRLSVMYRSDDAGEGDSTPGIVVDYLNIGTGNPPATDPGPPATDPPPVVTPPPVVTPPPVVTPPPVVVPPVVTPPPVVTPPPVVVPPADGSVRLPPSGKVSWDWQIGAGSDSGITVPAGVTLLDVDGFDTSAAKVAQLKAQGVYTVCYLDVGSYEP